A section of the Miscanthus floridulus cultivar M001 unplaced genomic scaffold, ASM1932011v1 fs_742_2_3, whole genome shotgun sequence genome encodes:
- the LOC136532931 gene encoding uncharacterized protein, protein MEQLRAWKLEIDEAEQGLVWEYVDINREIERRKNGGRAHAMAHTPHRRPGLPPRPPPAQPPLPRPSWLAAAQHRAAPGLPPRACPRRAASCPDSVRARSPRGRPALATPAARQPRPGFTSTRAPSSAPQRCLLPITPPALSAAEQQQQLPPARNASSPLPPPLPQRQHTPPTPPFPDSRCQQLRLASLLRLRSLAAVVVEVRTKRGRLLPLRREHRRGQVARHAAGPPPPSQPLRLGVA, encoded by the exons atggagcagctgagagcctggaagctggagatcgatgaggccgaaCAAGGGCTCGTGTGGGAGTacgtggacatcaatcgcgagatcgaACGCCGCAAAAATGGTGGGCGCGCGCACGCCATGGCCCACAct ccgcacaggcggcccggcctgcctccgcgcccgccgcccgctcAACCGCCTCTGCCTCGGCCCAGCTGGCTcgccgcggcccagcaccgcgccgcgcccggcctgcctccgcgcgcctgtccgcgccgcgccgcgtcgtGCCCCGACAGCGTCAGAGCGcgctcgccgcgtggccgccctGCGCTGGcaacgcccgccgcgcggcagccaagGCCTGGCTTCACCTCCACGCGCGCGCCTTCTTCTGCCCCGCAGCGCTGCCTCCTCCCCATTACTCCTCCCGCTCTCTCAGccgcagagcagcagcagcagcttccgCCCGCGCGCAAcgcgagctcgccactgccgccgccgctgcctcaacGGCAGCATACCCCTCCCACGCCTCCATTCCCCGATTCACGCTGCCAACAGCTCCGCCTAGCCTCCCTGCTTCGCTTGCGTTCGcttgccgccgtcgtcgtcgaggtAAGAACCAAGCGcggccgcctccttcctctccggcgagaGCACCGCCGCGGCCAGGTGGCTCGTCACGCCGCCGGGCCACCTCCTCCGTCCCAGCCGTTGCGGCTCGGCGTGGCGTAA